CCCGATGCGCCGGGTCACGGTCGACGACGCGGCCTGGGCCACGCTGGATCTGGCCGGCGGCGCCGTCGCCAGCCTCGAGGTGTCCCGGGTTGCGCTGGGCCGCAAGAACTCACTGCAGATCGAGGTGTTTGGGGATCTGGGAAGCCTGGCCTTTGACCTGGAGAACCTCAACGAGCTGCAGTTCTTCGACGGAAGCAGCCCTGTGTCCCGGCAGGGCTTCACCCGGATCCTCGCCACCGAACCGGAGCATCCCTACGTCTCGTCCTGGTGGCCGCAAGGTCACGTGCTGGGCTGGGAACACAGCTTTGTGCATGAAATTGCCGATTTTCTCGGCTGCGTCAGGGACGGACTGGCACCGTCGCCGTCCTTTGCTGACGGGTTGGCCGTGCAGCGGGTGCTGGCCGCCGTGGAACAAAGCGCGGCCGCAAAGAACATCCTGATCCCGGTGGACGCCTAGTTAGTTGGTCTGGGTGCCGCGCAGGTCAGGGTGCTGCGGCAGGCGTCGGTGTTTCCGACATCCACGGGCAGCTCATCGGTCCGGCGGCTGTGGCAAGAACGCTTTCGGGCGGCACCAGCGTGGTGTATCCGGAGCCCAGCACAACGTCCACTGAGGTGTCTTCCCGCTCATCCTGGACGTACTGGGTACCCGGAATTTGCTGCTGCAGGGTGAAGGCCCCCGCTTCGCCGTCCGGACCGGAGATGATGATGGCGGTCATGCCCACCCGGTTGACCATGCTGTTGCCGACGGTGCCGCGCAGGAATCCGCGTTCGGCAAGCGCGTCCGAGACCTGCGTGGCCAGTCCCGCCGTCGGCGTCGTATTAAAGACGTTGACGGTGACCGTTTCCGGCGGCTGGTAGGTGAACGGCCCGGCGGGGCACTCGGCCGAAGCTGTCGGTGCCACCTCCGGCTCGGACAGCTCTATCCACCCCTTCTGGAGCGCCTGCGCAAAAAGCGCAGCGAGCAGCAGCAGCACCACCAGGACAGCTATGACAATCCGGT
This genomic interval from Arthrobacter citreus contains the following:
- a CDS encoding LytR C-terminal domain-containing protein, whose protein sequence is MTDRPSGTAHRNRAAKADPTEWHGHRIVTEDDLGAVFDPEADEAERVRLARRRRLRHRIVIAVLVVLLLLAALFAQALQKGWIELSEPEVAPTASAECPAGPFTYQPPETVTVNVFNTTPTAGLATQVSDALAERGFLRGTVGNSMVNRVGMTAIIISGPDGEAGAFTLQQQIPGTQYVQDEREDTSVDVVLGSGYTTLVPPESVLATAAGPMSCPWMSETPTPAAAP